A region from the Kribbella shirazensis genome encodes:
- a CDS encoding carbohydrate ABC transporter permease, which yields MKTSQRPSNRPPWMEAPTKAGLAVKGVVIAIVCLLVLYPFVNIVATSLAGEAEITRRGGIIPLFPSEPTLAAYKTIFAGGVVSHALLVSAGITIIGTALNLVVTIALAYGLSRPIVGGRFVLSAVLFTMLFGAGIIPNFLLVKALGLYDSYASLIVPGLVSAFNFLVLRNFFQNIPAELLDSARIDGAGDLAILLRIVLPLSKAVLAVVALFYAVGHWNAFFNALLYLSDTAKWPLPLVLRLYVLQGQPVGGGTESPGEAVASIQAVQMAVVVVALVPILCVYPFLQRYFTKGVLTGAIKG from the coding sequence ATGAAGACCTCGCAGCGCCCCTCCAACCGGCCGCCCTGGATGGAGGCGCCGACCAAGGCCGGGCTGGCGGTCAAGGGGGTGGTGATCGCGATCGTCTGCCTGCTGGTGCTGTACCCGTTCGTGAACATCGTCGCCACCAGCCTGGCCGGCGAGGCCGAGATCACCCGCCGGGGCGGCATCATCCCGCTCTTCCCGAGCGAGCCGACACTGGCGGCGTACAAGACGATCTTCGCCGGCGGCGTGGTCAGTCACGCGCTCCTGGTCAGCGCGGGCATCACGATCATCGGTACGGCGCTCAACCTGGTCGTCACGATCGCGCTCGCGTACGGGCTCAGCCGGCCCATCGTCGGCGGACGGTTCGTGCTCAGCGCCGTCCTGTTCACGATGCTGTTCGGCGCCGGCATCATCCCGAACTTCCTGCTGGTCAAGGCGCTCGGGCTGTACGACTCGTACGCGTCGCTGATCGTGCCGGGACTGGTCAGCGCCTTCAACTTCCTGGTCCTGCGCAACTTCTTCCAGAACATCCCGGCCGAGCTCCTCGACAGTGCCCGGATCGACGGCGCCGGCGATCTCGCGATCCTGCTCCGGATCGTCCTGCCGCTGTCGAAGGCGGTCCTGGCCGTCGTCGCGCTGTTCTACGCCGTCGGGCACTGGAACGCGTTCTTCAACGCGTTGCTGTACCTCAGCGACACCGCCAAGTGGCCGCTGCCGCTCGTCCTGCGGCTCTACGTCCTGCAGGGGCAGCCGGTCGGCGGCGGCACCGAATCCCCCGGCGAGGCGGTCGCGTCGATCCAGGCCGTGCAGATGGCCGTCGTCGTCGTGGCACTCGTTCCCATCCTCTGCGTCTACCCGTTCCTGCAGCGCTACTTCACCAAGGGCGTACTCACCGGCGCCATCAAAGGTTAG
- a CDS encoding extracellular solute-binding protein encodes MTTPPLSRRNFLRSAVGVAVMSATGVPALAACSNGGTAAGTARASSVTLPTYVAFQGPKPDLAGTADGVPPGYLTYPKDLVTTVKTPPLSGGKVSVMTDIFDPLPPAKDKNAAWQAVEQKLGGTLDLTIVPDSDWATKFQTVLAANELPDLVLLSDATLVNNLPAFLSAKCTDLTPYLSGDKVKDYPNLANIPQVIWQACVVQDKIYGLPIPRSITGGAGFYNKRLFDAAGIEYPATAEDFLAACKELTKPQQGQWAIVNSKGNTFFTMIQQMFGVPYGWKEDGGKLVKSFETPEYKAALEFAVQLVKAGVLVPGSDGIDGTARKNAFRAGKGALVYDGFPAYSGYVKDMSRLDPKNDPRAFVPMAPKGGKANTWSDNILFAYTLMKKSDEARAKELLKVADFFAAPFGSTENLLLTYGVEGVDFTRDAQGNPKLTSKGEAEMTVPWKYITAPPQALYNAQFPAYVERAHEDLTKLIGMVVKDPTASLISPTNDKSGGDIGQALTDVRNDVIAGRKPITAFDAALKKWAKDGGDKIRGEFESALNGGASPR; translated from the coding sequence GTGACCACCCCTCCCCTCAGCCGCCGGAACTTCCTGCGCAGCGCCGTCGGTGTCGCCGTGATGAGCGCCACCGGCGTACCCGCCCTGGCTGCCTGCAGCAACGGCGGTACGGCGGCCGGCACCGCGCGGGCCTCCTCGGTGACGTTGCCGACGTACGTCGCCTTCCAGGGCCCGAAGCCGGATCTGGCCGGCACCGCGGACGGCGTACCGCCGGGATACCTGACGTACCCGAAGGATCTCGTCACCACGGTGAAGACACCGCCGCTGTCCGGCGGCAAGGTCAGCGTGATGACCGACATCTTCGATCCGCTGCCGCCGGCCAAGGACAAGAACGCGGCATGGCAGGCGGTCGAGCAGAAGCTCGGCGGCACGCTGGACCTGACGATCGTGCCGGACAGCGACTGGGCGACGAAGTTCCAGACCGTGCTGGCCGCCAACGAGCTACCGGACCTGGTCCTGTTGTCCGATGCGACTCTTGTGAACAATCTGCCGGCCTTCTTGTCGGCAAAGTGCACGGACCTGACGCCGTACCTGTCCGGTGACAAGGTCAAGGACTACCCGAACCTGGCCAACATCCCGCAGGTGATCTGGCAGGCGTGTGTGGTGCAGGACAAGATCTACGGGCTGCCGATCCCGCGCAGCATCACCGGCGGCGCGGGCTTCTACAACAAGCGGCTCTTCGACGCCGCGGGTATCGAGTACCCGGCGACAGCCGAGGACTTCCTGGCTGCCTGCAAGGAGCTGACCAAACCGCAGCAGGGTCAGTGGGCGATCGTCAACTCGAAGGGCAACACGTTCTTCACGATGATCCAGCAGATGTTCGGCGTGCCGTACGGCTGGAAGGAGGACGGCGGCAAGCTGGTGAAGAGCTTCGAGACGCCCGAGTACAAGGCGGCCCTCGAGTTCGCCGTCCAACTGGTCAAGGCCGGTGTCCTGGTTCCGGGCTCGGACGGTATCGACGGCACCGCGCGGAAGAACGCGTTCCGGGCCGGCAAGGGCGCACTGGTGTACGACGGCTTCCCGGCGTACTCCGGCTACGTGAAGGACATGTCCCGGCTGGACCCGAAGAACGATCCGCGCGCGTTCGTGCCGATGGCACCGAAGGGCGGCAAGGCGAACACTTGGTCGGACAACATCCTGTTCGCGTACACGCTGATGAAGAAGTCGGACGAGGCGCGCGCGAAGGAACTGCTCAAGGTCGCGGACTTCTTCGCCGCACCGTTCGGCAGTACCGAGAACCTGCTGCTGACGTACGGCGTCGAGGGCGTCGACTTCACCCGCGACGCGCAGGGCAACCCGAAGCTGACCAGCAAGGGCGAGGCCGAGATGACCGTGCCGTGGAAGTACATCACCGCCCCGCCGCAGGCGCTCTACAACGCCCAGTTCCCGGCGTACGTCGAGCGCGCGCACGAGGACCTGACCAAGCTGATCGGGATGGTCGTGAAGGACCCGACCGCGTCGCTGATCTCGCCGACCAACGACAAGTCCGGCGGCGACATCGGGCAGGCGCTGACCGACGTCCGCAACGACGTGATCGCGGGCCGCAAGCCGATCACCGCGTTCGACGCCGCGCTGAAGAAGTGGGCGAAGGACGGCGGCGACAAGATCCGCGGCGAGTTCGAGTCGGCGCTGAACGGCGGTGCCAGCCCGCGATGA
- a CDS encoding alpha-L-fucosidase has product MSWLTEARLGLFVHWGIYAAAARHEWVKSYEQLTDADYQPYFDHFEPDLYDPVRWAEDAWNAGMRYLVITTKHHDGFCLWDSKLTDYSAPNTPWGKDLLAPMVDVFRERGFKIGLYHSLLDWHHPEFPVDLYHPQRKDVDFIDRTANRDVSKYADYLHGQVRELLTGYGKIDVMWFDFSYADRGFNAKGPDEWRSEELLAMVKELQPGILVNNRLGLGSGDFTTPEQVQPPGNEVAAGNGTQVPWEACHTLNGSWGYHRDNHDWKSPALLIRMLVDSVSKGGNMLLNVGPNGRGAWEPRALDVLSGIGSWMRLHERSIRGCGPSAYVPPADCRYTQNGRRLYLHVFAWPMGHLHLPGLGDRVEYAQFLHDASEVKRVTVDPSAPGHTYLTGLPENTLTLKLPNRAPEVDSCVIELFLRD; this is encoded by the coding sequence ATGAGTTGGCTTACCGAGGCGAGGCTCGGGCTGTTCGTGCACTGGGGCATCTACGCGGCCGCGGCGCGGCACGAGTGGGTGAAGTCGTACGAGCAACTCACCGACGCCGACTACCAGCCGTACTTCGACCACTTCGAGCCGGATCTCTACGACCCCGTGCGCTGGGCCGAGGACGCGTGGAACGCCGGGATGCGCTACCTGGTGATCACCACCAAGCACCACGACGGCTTCTGCCTGTGGGACTCCAAGCTCACCGACTACTCGGCGCCGAACACGCCGTGGGGCAAGGACCTGCTCGCGCCGATGGTGGACGTGTTCCGCGAGCGCGGCTTCAAGATCGGGCTGTACCACTCGTTGCTGGACTGGCATCACCCCGAGTTCCCGGTCGACCTGTACCACCCGCAGCGCAAGGACGTCGACTTCATCGACCGTACGGCGAACCGCGACGTCTCGAAGTACGCCGACTACCTGCACGGACAGGTCCGTGAGCTGCTCACCGGGTACGGCAAGATCGATGTGATGTGGTTCGACTTCTCGTACGCCGATCGCGGGTTCAACGCCAAGGGCCCGGACGAGTGGCGGTCCGAGGAACTGCTCGCGATGGTGAAGGAGCTGCAGCCCGGGATCCTGGTGAACAACCGGCTCGGTCTGGGATCGGGCGACTTCACCACACCCGAGCAGGTCCAGCCGCCCGGCAACGAGGTTGCCGCTGGCAACGGTACGCAGGTGCCGTGGGAGGCCTGCCACACGTTGAACGGCAGCTGGGGCTATCACCGGGACAACCACGACTGGAAGTCGCCGGCGCTGCTCATCCGGATGCTGGTCGATTCGGTCTCGAAGGGCGGCAACATGCTGCTCAACGTCGGCCCGAACGGCCGCGGTGCATGGGAGCCGCGCGCTCTCGACGTACTGTCCGGGATCGGGTCCTGGATGCGGCTGCACGAGCGCTCGATCCGCGGCTGCGGGCCGAGCGCGTACGTCCCGCCGGCGGACTGCCGCTACACGCAGAACGGCCGGCGGCTGTACCTGCACGTGTTCGCCTGGCCGATGGGGCATCTGCATCTGCCCGGGCTGGGCGATCGGGTGGAGTACGCGCAGTTCCTGCACGACGCGTCGGAGGTCAAGCGGGTGACCGTCGATCCGTCGGCTCCCGGTCACACGTACCTGACCGGGCTGCCGGAGAACACGCTGACGCTCAAGCTCCCGAACCGTGCGCCCGAGGTCGACAGCTGCGTGATCGAGCTCTTCCTCCGCGACTGA
- a CDS encoding M60 family metallopeptidase, translating to MMPHARPTQLSRRRVLQVAGAGLALAAVPTLAHAQTSIQTRTLTIAALPSARTTELVRTQNSLSASELRSTGFYLPAATALNVLVHDGSLPPTLVIGAPDADARKEFKSPRQYPLQLGRNTITDAGGGVVYLKLIGDSGQAKVSIGEEAQPMPYFVLGSTGEAEFQRQLDDRVTPYVELLSPHAMITVERASALKDRTENHTDLLSTYEDIIRIEDATSGYDGSAPAHVRLPHRYHFVGYPSAITGVGAYATHGHMSFPPPIQDRMLTVEGLRMRGWGVYHELGHQHQQITYKPSSLTEVTVNIYSLAVNAVFATKYGQQPRLHAPDAKTGLTPWQSAPGKLRTPGVNYGTTFDPYEKLVMFEQLRHAFGNTFWPDLHKLVRVEHPYASDYTDEVLRLRNLVVLCSRTAGHDLSDFFRAWGVPVDAEATAQLTALQLTPPPVDPSTIRE from the coding sequence ATGATGCCGCACGCCCGCCCCACGCAGCTCTCGAGGCGCCGTGTCCTTCAGGTAGCCGGTGCCGGCCTGGCGCTGGCCGCCGTACCAACCCTCGCCCACGCCCAGACCAGCATCCAGACCAGGACTCTCACCATCGCGGCGCTCCCGTCGGCGCGGACCACCGAACTCGTGCGCACCCAGAACTCGCTGAGCGCCAGCGAGCTCCGCTCGACCGGCTTCTACCTGCCCGCGGCGACCGCACTCAACGTGCTCGTCCACGACGGCAGCCTGCCGCCGACGCTCGTGATCGGCGCGCCGGACGCCGACGCGCGCAAGGAGTTCAAGTCGCCCCGTCAGTATCCGCTCCAGCTCGGCCGCAACACGATCACCGACGCCGGCGGTGGTGTCGTCTATCTGAAGCTGATCGGCGACTCCGGTCAGGCGAAGGTGAGCATCGGCGAGGAGGCACAGCCGATGCCGTACTTCGTCCTCGGCTCCACCGGCGAGGCCGAGTTCCAGCGCCAGCTCGACGACCGCGTCACGCCGTACGTCGAACTCCTCAGCCCGCACGCGATGATCACCGTCGAGCGCGCCTCGGCCCTGAAGGACCGCACCGAGAACCACACCGACCTGCTGTCGACCTACGAGGACATCATCCGGATCGAGGACGCCACCAGCGGGTACGACGGATCCGCGCCGGCGCACGTCCGGCTGCCGCACCGGTACCACTTCGTCGGGTATCCCTCCGCGATCACCGGCGTCGGCGCGTACGCGACCCACGGCCACATGTCGTTCCCGCCGCCGATCCAGGACCGGATGCTGACGGTGGAAGGGCTGCGGATGCGCGGCTGGGGCGTCTATCACGAGCTCGGCCACCAGCATCAGCAGATCACGTACAAGCCGAGTTCGTTGACCGAGGTGACGGTCAACATCTACTCGCTCGCGGTGAACGCGGTTTTCGCGACGAAGTACGGTCAGCAGCCGCGGCTGCACGCGCCGGACGCGAAGACCGGCCTGACTCCGTGGCAGAGCGCGCCGGGCAAGCTGCGGACGCCGGGCGTGAATTACGGGACGACGTTCGACCCCTACGAGAAGCTGGTGATGTTCGAGCAGCTCCGGCACGCGTTCGGGAACACGTTCTGGCCGGACCTGCACAAGCTCGTCCGGGTCGAGCACCCGTACGCGAGTGACTACACCGACGAGGTACTGCGTCTGCGCAACCTCGTCGTCCTGTGCAGCCGGACCGCCGGCCACGACCTGAGCGACTTCTTCCGCGCCTGGGGCGTACCGGTCGACGCCGAGGCGACTGCGCAGCTCACCGCCCTGCAGCTGACGCCGCCGCCGGTGGATCCGTCGACAATCCGGGAGTAG
- a CDS encoding polysaccharide lyase 8 family protein — translation MPPFIRRRLLLQAGLAAGAISTLGLPTRAFAEDEFDVLRVRWAELNTGGAIDPADPAYGDALGKLGAQAREYLDTMITAADRTALWPDLPLSPTSGNFAISYTRLKTIALARATRGTGVGSTAPGAAASGANAGPSTEAVGELLSGALDFLNAKAYNETLKETGNWWFWEIGAPRALLDTCILAYDVLSAEQLTRYVTAVDRFVPDPNRRTNSPSLRETGANRVDKALIVALRGIVGKSTVRLSTARDALSDVAEAGKNSVFTYVTSGDGFYRDGSFVQHGNLAYVGTYGNVALGGVANLIALLGGSTWEITDPKRAVLLDAVEASFAPFMVDGLMMDCVSGRAISRERAGDHRHGHGTTSTVLLLASGVAEPYASRYKALAKGWITRDHLNDYLPGASIPEISRAKALLADTGVTPAPAVPRHFQFHNQDRVVHRRPGWTFAIALSSKRMARYEWGNGENRRGWYVGDGMTYLYTADQAQFNDAYWPTVDAHRMPGTTVSTKPRQPGGSGAGTGTVAAYAEWVGGASYRNEAGAVGMHLINHDKTLQARKSWFCLSDSIVALGAGITGTDGYPVETIVDNRNLHENGTTRLLVDGGPAVDQTYDDPHWAHLDGVAGYIFPTGGQLTVQREDRTASWSEINIGNDTAGSTTPYTRRYAKLILEHGTATGDYAYIVLPNATSQRTAELAADPGMTVLVNNPNVQAIRSHRDDLVMINFWAAGAVSEVPDGPGRRSVTSDGPASVVIGTDGRTTTVAVSDPSRTVGTVRLTIDRQVGDVVAKDPAITVVATGKQLVLEIAVGGTKGATHSVSFN, via the coding sequence ATGCCGCCCTTCATTCGTCGTCGGCTGTTGCTCCAGGCCGGTCTCGCCGCCGGTGCGATCAGCACGCTCGGACTGCCGACCCGGGCGTTCGCGGAGGACGAGTTCGACGTCCTCCGGGTGCGCTGGGCCGAACTCAACACCGGCGGGGCGATCGATCCGGCCGATCCGGCGTACGGCGATGCGCTCGGCAAGCTCGGGGCGCAGGCGCGGGAGTACCTGGACACGATGATCACGGCGGCGGATCGGACGGCGCTCTGGCCGGATCTTCCGCTCAGCCCGACGAGCGGGAACTTCGCGATCAGCTACACGCGCCTGAAGACGATCGCCTTGGCCCGCGCCACACGGGGGACGGGCGTGGGGTCAACCGCCCCCGGCGCGGCGGCGTCCGGGGCGAATGCCGGGCCGAGCACCGAGGCGGTCGGTGAGTTGCTGAGCGGGGCTCTCGACTTCCTGAACGCCAAGGCCTACAACGAGACTCTGAAAGAGACCGGGAACTGGTGGTTCTGGGAGATCGGCGCACCCCGCGCCCTCCTCGACACCTGCATCCTGGCGTACGACGTGCTGTCCGCCGAGCAACTCACCAGGTACGTGACGGCCGTCGACCGCTTCGTCCCCGACCCGAACCGCCGGACCAACTCCCCGTCGCTGCGCGAGACCGGCGCCAACCGGGTGGACAAGGCCCTGATCGTCGCGCTGCGCGGCATCGTCGGAAAGTCGACTGTCAGATTGTCGACAGCACGCGACGCCCTCAGCGACGTCGCCGAAGCCGGCAAGAACAGCGTGTTCACCTACGTCACGAGCGGCGACGGCTTCTACCGCGACGGCTCGTTCGTCCAGCACGGCAACCTCGCGTACGTCGGCACGTACGGCAACGTCGCCCTCGGCGGAGTCGCGAACCTGATCGCCCTGCTCGGCGGCTCCACCTGGGAGATCACCGACCCGAAGCGCGCCGTACTTCTGGACGCCGTGGAGGCGAGCTTCGCGCCGTTCATGGTCGACGGTCTGATGATGGACTGCGTCTCCGGCCGCGCGATCTCCCGCGAGCGCGCGGGTGATCACCGCCACGGCCACGGCACCACGTCGACCGTGCTGCTCCTCGCGAGCGGTGTCGCCGAGCCGTACGCCTCGCGCTACAAGGCCCTCGCCAAGGGCTGGATCACCCGCGACCACCTCAACGACTATCTCCCGGGTGCGTCGATCCCCGAAATCTCCCGGGCGAAGGCCCTGCTCGCGGACACCGGCGTCACCCCGGCGCCGGCAGTGCCGCGGCACTTCCAGTTCCACAACCAGGACCGCGTCGTCCACCGCCGCCCGGGCTGGACGTTCGCGATCGCGCTGTCGTCGAAGCGGATGGCCCGCTACGAGTGGGGCAACGGCGAGAACCGCCGCGGCTGGTACGTCGGCGACGGCATGACCTACCTCTACACGGCGGACCAGGCCCAGTTCAACGACGCCTACTGGCCGACGGTCGACGCGCATCGCATGCCCGGTACGACGGTCAGCACCAAGCCCCGCCAGCCCGGCGGCAGCGGAGCGGGCACCGGGACCGTCGCGGCGTACGCCGAGTGGGTCGGCGGAGCGTCGTACCGGAACGAGGCCGGCGCGGTCGGGATGCACCTGATCAATCACGACAAGACGTTGCAGGCGAGGAAGTCCTGGTTCTGCCTCAGCGACTCGATCGTTGCCCTGGGCGCCGGAATCACCGGCACCGACGGCTACCCGGTCGAGACGATTGTCGACAATCGGAATCTCCACGAGAACGGCACCACCCGGCTCCTGGTCGACGGCGGCCCCGCAGTCGACCAGACGTACGACGACCCGCACTGGGCGCACCTCGACGGCGTCGCCGGCTACATCTTCCCCACCGGCGGTCAGTTGACCGTCCAGCGCGAGGATCGCACCGCGTCCTGGTCGGAGATCAACATCGGCAACGACACGGCCGGCTCGACCACGCCGTACACCCGGCGCTACGCCAAGCTCATCCTGGAGCACGGGACCGCGACCGGCGACTACGCGTACATCGTCCTGCCCAACGCGACCAGTCAGCGGACCGCCGAACTCGCGGCCGATCCCGGGATGACGGTTCTTGTCAACAATCCGAATGTTCAAGCGATCCGGTCCCACCGTGACGACCTGGTGATGATCAACTTCTGGGCGGCAGGCGCGGTGTCCGAGGTGCCGGACGGCCCCGGGCGGCGCTCGGTCACCAGTGACGGGCCCGCGTCGGTCGTGATCGGCACCGACGGCCGCACGACGACGGTCGCCGTGTCCGATCCGAGTCGTACCGTCGGCACGGTCCGGTTGACGATCGACCGGCAGGTCGGCGACGTGGTCGCCAAGGATCCGGCAATCACGGTGGTTGCTACCGGCAAGCAGCTGGTCCTCGAGATCGCCGTCGGTGGCACGAAGGGCGCGACCCACTCCGTGTCCTTCAACTGA
- the hemW gene encoding radical SAM family heme chaperone HemW translates to MPSTLPEGEVAPRDGVLPGSAVLEAAERPLGFYLHVPFCASRCGYCDFNTYTATELGGGGSQASYAENAVAEVRLARRVLGDLDRPVDTVFFGGGTPTLLPAVDLGKMLAAVRDEFGLAPGAEVTTEANPESVDPAYLEALLEAGFTRVSFGMQSAASHVLRILDRQHTPGRALQAVKEATAAGFEHVNLDLIYGTPGESLDDWRASLESALSAQPDHVSAYALIVEDGTQLARRIRRGELPMPDDDDLADKYVLADEMLSAEGLQWYEVSNWARSTAARCRHNELYWRGDTWWGVGPGAHSHVGGVRWWNVKHPSAYAERITAGESPAHARETLDEETRRVERVLLEVRLRAGLPLEVLDEAGRAAVDQIVTDGLAVVTKSGPVDGDAGPANGDPADRGPVGGGRLVLTGRGRLLADAVVRELLP, encoded by the coding sequence GTGCCGTCGACATTGCCCGAGGGGGAGGTTGCGCCCCGGGACGGGGTGTTGCCGGGATCTGCTGTGCTCGAAGCGGCCGAGCGGCCCTTGGGGTTTTATCTGCATGTGCCGTTCTGTGCGTCGCGGTGCGGGTACTGCGACTTCAACACGTACACCGCGACGGAGTTGGGCGGTGGCGGGTCGCAGGCGTCGTACGCCGAGAACGCGGTCGCCGAGGTGCGGCTCGCGCGCCGAGTGCTGGGCGACTTGGATCGGCCGGTCGACACCGTGTTCTTCGGGGGCGGTACGCCGACCCTCCTGCCGGCGGTGGATCTGGGGAAGATGCTGGCGGCCGTCCGGGACGAGTTCGGGCTGGCGCCCGGCGCGGAGGTGACGACCGAGGCGAACCCGGAGTCCGTCGATCCGGCGTACCTCGAGGCGCTGCTGGAGGCGGGCTTCACCCGCGTGAGCTTCGGGATGCAGAGCGCCGCCTCGCACGTACTGCGGATTCTCGATCGGCAGCACACGCCCGGCCGGGCGCTGCAGGCGGTGAAGGAAGCGACCGCGGCCGGCTTCGAGCACGTGAACCTGGATCTGATCTACGGCACTCCGGGGGAGTCGCTCGACGACTGGCGCGCCTCGCTGGAGTCGGCGTTGTCGGCGCAGCCGGATCATGTCAGCGCGTACGCGTTGATCGTCGAGGACGGTACCCAGCTGGCCCGGCGGATCCGGCGCGGTGAACTGCCGATGCCGGACGACGACGATCTGGCCGACAAGTACGTGCTGGCCGACGAGATGCTCAGCGCCGAAGGGCTGCAGTGGTACGAGGTGTCCAACTGGGCACGCAGTACGGCGGCGCGCTGTCGGCACAACGAGCTGTACTGGCGCGGCGACACCTGGTGGGGCGTCGGACCGGGTGCGCACAGTCATGTCGGTGGAGTGCGCTGGTGGAACGTGAAGCACCCGAGCGCGTACGCCGAGCGGATCACCGCCGGCGAGAGCCCGGCCCACGCACGCGAAACCCTCGACGAGGAAACCCGCCGCGTCGAGCGAGTACTGCTCGAGGTGCGGCTGCGGGCCGGTCTGCCGCTGGAGGTGCTCGACGAGGCGGGCCGCGCCGCGGTCGACCAGATCGTGACCGACGGCCTGGCCGTGGTCACCAAGAGCGGTCCGGTGGACGGCGATGCGGGTCCGGCGAACGGCGACCCGGCGGACCGCGGCCCGGTGGGTGGTGGGCGGCTTGTGTTGACCGGGCGGGGGCGGCTGCTTGCCGATGCGGTGGTGCGGGAGTTGCTGCCCTGA
- a CDS encoding META domain-containing protein, with the protein MTVVYGPLVGGEGSPIGKAYLSVAVTEDGVERELVPGTRIRVEIRKDGVLIARAGCNELSGGIMLDDGVLRFDQSIQTQMGCGPEFEAQDDWLVGFLIHEPEWSVDGDTLTLIDGGTTIVLLDERFAEPDLPLDGTTWTVELVVGGDNAVQHYVRLGPATLTLNGTQATGSIGSSPFTATVTRENDTLTFTDLTVTPAHPTSRAAALEQAVLEHAVLENLRTPLTYTIESNHLKLRGPGRTTGLNLKAPRPEGSPYFTV; encoded by the coding sequence ATGACGGTGGTTTACGGGCCGTTGGTCGGTGGAGAGGGATCGCCGATCGGCAAGGCGTACTTGTCGGTGGCGGTGACCGAAGATGGTGTGGAGCGAGAGCTGGTTCCGGGGACCCGGATTCGGGTGGAGATCCGGAAGGACGGCGTACTGATCGCGCGGGCCGGCTGTAACGAGCTGAGCGGTGGGATCATGCTCGACGACGGGGTCCTGCGGTTCGACCAGTCGATCCAGACTCAGATGGGCTGTGGTCCGGAGTTCGAGGCCCAGGACGACTGGCTCGTGGGGTTCCTGATCCATGAGCCGGAATGGTCGGTCGACGGCGACACGCTCACCTTGATCGACGGCGGTACGACGATCGTGCTGCTCGACGAGCGGTTCGCCGAACCCGATCTCCCGCTCGACGGCACCACCTGGACCGTGGAGTTGGTCGTCGGCGGCGACAACGCCGTCCAGCACTACGTCCGCCTCGGCCCGGCCACCCTTACCCTCAACGGAACCCAAGCCACCGGCTCGATCGGCAGCAGCCCCTTCACCGCCACGGTCACCCGCGAGAACGACACCCTCACCTTTACCGACCTCACCGTCACTCCCGCTCACCCCACCTCCCGAGCCGCCGCCCTCGAACAGGCCGTCCTCGAACATGCCGTCCTCGAAAACCTCCGGACCCCGCTCACCTACACCATCGAGTCCAACCACCTGAAACTCCGAGGCCCCGGCCGAACCACCGGACTCAACCTCAAGGCCCCACGCCCCGAAGGAAGCCCCTACTTCACCGTGTGA
- a CDS encoding alpha/beta fold hydrolase has protein sequence MLTDGVRAVVVGGVEHWVRIAGAGNGGVPLVLLHGGPGESSYGVERSVGDELAKVAPVVFYDQRGCGRTARPSDASTYTMERLVADLEELRTALGLERIVPWGVSFGCLLAAEYAVAHSNHVDRLILHAPPIADPLHPGLWTMRPGAVDPFLTPDERAALRAQLDGVTEPLERTVAALGAIAQSENAARFFYHDPANIPPADENAPEPNLEMAMALVGNERVDLIDDLAALDVPALVLAGLWDRHVGFDMPRDLAARLPRATLEIFHRSAHSIDEEEPMEYVEAIRTFLAR, from the coding sequence ATGCTGACTGATGGGGTGCGGGCGGTTGTGGTGGGTGGGGTCGAGCACTGGGTGCGGATCGCGGGGGCCGGGAACGGTGGGGTGCCGTTGGTGTTGCTGCACGGCGGGCCGGGTGAGAGTTCGTACGGCGTCGAGCGGTCGGTCGGGGACGAGCTGGCGAAGGTCGCGCCGGTCGTGTTCTACGACCAGCGCGGTTGCGGGCGTACGGCGCGTCCGTCCGACGCGTCGACGTACACGATGGAGCGTCTGGTCGCGGACCTCGAGGAGTTGCGTACGGCGTTGGGTCTCGAGCGGATCGTCCCGTGGGGCGTGTCGTTCGGGTGCCTGCTGGCGGCCGAGTACGCCGTTGCTCACAGCAACCATGTGGACCGGTTGATCCTGCACGCGCCGCCGATCGCGGACCCGCTGCACCCGGGTCTGTGGACGATGCGGCCGGGCGCCGTCGACCCGTTCCTCACCCCGGACGAGCGGGCCGCACTCCGCGCGCAGCTCGACGGTGTGACGGAGCCGCTCGAGCGTACGGTCGCCGCACTCGGTGCGATCGCCCAGAGCGAGAACGCGGCCCGCTTCTTCTACCACGACCCGGCGAACATCCCGCCCGCCGACGAGAACGCGCCAGAGCCCAACCTGGAGATGGCGATGGCGCTCGTCGGCAACGAACGCGTCGACCTGATCGACGACCTGGCCGCGCTGGACGTCCCGGCCCTCGTCCTCGCCGGCCTCTGGGACCGCCACGTCGGATTCGACATGCCCCGCGACCTCGCCGCCCGGCTCCCGCGGGCGACGCTCGAGATCTTCCACCGCTCGGCGCACTCCATCGACGAGGAAGAGCCGATGGAGTACGTCGAAGCCATCCGCACGTTCCTCGCACGATGA